Part of the Paenibacillus sp. FSL R7-0273 genome is shown below.
TCTGCCAGAACAATGACATCCTGGTCGAGGCCTACTCACCGATTGCACACGGGGCTATCCTTGATCATCCAGAGGTTAGACAAATCGCAGAGAAGTATGAAGTATCTGCAGCCCAGCTCAGCCTGCGGTATGATATCCAGCTTGGTCTTGCAGTCATTCCTAAGACGGCGAACCCGGAGCATATGCGAATCAATGCCGAGCTTGATTTTGTTATCAGGGATGCAGACATGGAGACTCTGAAAAAAGTTGAGACCATCCAGCATTATGGTGAGCACAGCTTCTTCCCGGTATTTGGGGACAAAAATAAACTGAATTAATCGGAGGGTACAAAATGGCAAAGCATGAAGAGGTCGCAAACGGTGTGATTTTCCCTGTCGGCGAGAAGAATGAGGCATTTGCAAAATATTTTATCGGACAAAGCTATCTCAAAATGCTGGTTGCCGATCCTGAAATAAATGTTGGGGTAGGGAACGTGACCTTTGAACCGGGCTGCCGGAACAACTGGCATATTCATAGAAACGGGTATCAGCTGCTGCTTGTAACCGGCGGCGAAGGCTGGTATCAGGAGGAAGGGCAAGCGGCACAGCTGCTAAAATCAGGCGATGTTATCGTTACCCGCGATGGTGTAAAACACTGGCACGGGGCAACGAAGGACAGCTGGTTTGAGCACATAGCCATCACTGCCGGTACACCTGAATGGCTGGAGCCGGTCTCAGAGGAGCAATATAACAAACTGTAAGCTATAACAATTCCAGAGTATTGTAAAGGCAGCCGGTCTTATGATCGGCTGTCTTTGTTGATGTACCTAATGATGTGATATTCTAAATAATAGAACGAAGCGACAGATCCAGGAAGGGCAGGAATATGTTATGAGTCTTATGTTTACACGCGTGGAAACTGTGGAAGAAACCGCCGAGGTGGCCCGGTTAGCGGCAGAAATATGGCGAGAGTATTATGTTTCTATTATTACAATGGAGCAGATTGATTACATGATCGGGAGATTCCAGTCGGT
Proteins encoded:
- a CDS encoding cupin domain-containing protein, producing the protein MAKHEEVANGVIFPVGEKNEAFAKYFIGQSYLKMLVADPEINVGVGNVTFEPGCRNNWHIHRNGYQLLLVTGGEGWYQEEGQAAQLLKSGDVIVTRDGVKHWHGATKDSWFEHIAITAGTPEWLEPVSEEQYNKL